In Acidobacteriota bacterium, one genomic interval encodes:
- a CDS encoding M20/M25/M40 family metallo-hydrolase, translated as MDGTPILPAADERLGRRVLAWLERLVRIDSQSDETSSAIPSTPGQKELADVVAAALAAAGARVERDAHASVLASLPGRGPGAGAPPLAFSAHLDTSRGTRAVDRLHLLPGWRGEPIPYPANPSLVVDARNYPAARPFIGQDIVHGPGDAPFGLDDKLGLAEMLVLAELLAERPEIPRPPLLLIARADEEIGRMEAVVGLAEELARRGVRTGFTLDGIAPYEINVENFNASQATVFFPDAPLERPVPPGWRRVTLALGGVNTHGATAREEGYRAATRFAAEILARLERIGIVPARAVPAAFASDPSRDCDGVFELAAKDAPPVIEAIRAAAAEIVEPHAPRGARLACATAGPVERRPGRAAGDALRFVGRLLSSRPGFPIAAEESSGREGYSAPYRSMPVEGGQRVDVRLRDFDAGRLRERERHVEAVAREGGGPAPRVEIARQYVNMGPRLAERPELLDWPRRAAEAAGVAAEIRPIRGGTGVDPFLDRGTALANLGTGYFAPESEKEFTSLQAMAGHVRWLAALVQVAAAARPR; from the coding sequence ATGGACGGAACGCCGATCCTCCCTGCCGCCGACGAACGCCTCGGGCGCCGGGTGCTCGCGTGGCTCGAGCGCCTGGTGCGGATCGACAGCCAGAGCGACGAGACCTCGAGCGCCATCCCGTCGACACCCGGCCAGAAGGAGCTCGCCGACGTGGTGGCCGCAGCCCTCGCCGCGGCCGGCGCACGGGTGGAGCGCGACGCGCACGCGAGCGTGCTCGCGTCGTTGCCCGGCCGCGGACCCGGGGCCGGCGCCCCACCTTTGGCCTTCAGCGCCCACCTCGACACCTCCCGCGGGACCCGGGCCGTGGACCGGCTGCACCTCCTCCCGGGCTGGCGCGGCGAGCCGATCCCCTACCCGGCGAACCCTTCTCTCGTCGTCGACGCCCGGAACTACCCCGCCGCCCGTCCCTTCATCGGGCAGGACATCGTCCACGGCCCCGGCGACGCCCCGTTCGGTCTCGACGACAAGCTCGGGCTGGCCGAGATGCTCGTCCTGGCCGAACTCCTCGCCGAGCGGCCGGAGATCCCTCGTCCTCCGCTGCTGCTGATCGCGCGGGCCGACGAGGAGATCGGGCGGATGGAGGCGGTCGTCGGGCTCGCGGAGGAGCTTGCGCGCCGCGGCGTTCGGACCGGCTTCACCCTGGATGGCATCGCGCCCTACGAGATCAACGTCGAGAACTTCAACGCCTCGCAGGCGACGGTGTTCTTCCCGGACGCGCCGCTCGAACGGCCGGTTCCGCCCGGCTGGCGCCGCGTCACGCTCGCCCTCGGGGGGGTGAACACCCACGGGGCCACCGCGCGCGAGGAGGGGTACCGGGCGGCGACCCGCTTCGCGGCCGAGATCCTCGCCCGACTGGAGCGGATCGGAATCGTGCCCGCGCGCGCGGTGCCGGCCGCCTTCGCTTCCGACCCCTCCCGCGACTGCGACGGCGTGTTCGAGCTGGCCGCGAAAGACGCCCCGCCCGTGATCGAGGCGATCCGGGCCGCGGCGGCCGAGATCGTCGAGCCGCACGCGCCGCGCGGTGCCCGGCTCGCCTGCGCCACCGCCGGCCCGGTGGAGCGCCGGCCGGGCCGCGCCGCCGGCGATGCGCTCCGGTTCGTCGGGCGCCTGCTCTCCTCGCGACCGGGCTTTCCGATCGCCGCCGAGGAGTCGTCCGGCCGCGAGGGTTACTCCGCCCCGTACCGGTCGATGCCGGTCGAGGGAGGCCAGCGCGTCGACGTGCGCCTGCGCGACTTCGACGCGGGGCGGCTCCGCGAGCGGGAGCGGCACGTGGAAGCGGTCGCCCGCGAAGGCGGCGGCCCGGCCCCGCGCGTGGAGATCGCCCGCCAGTACGTGAACATGGGCCCGCGGCTCGCGGAGCGGCCCGAGCTGCTCGACTGGCCCCGCCGCGCCGCCGAGGCGGCGGGCGTGGCCGCCGAGATCCGCCCGATTCGCGGGGGCACCGGCGTCGATCCGTTCCTCGACCGCGGCACCGCACTCGCGAATCTCGGGACCGGGTACTTCGCTCCCGAGAGCGAGAAGGAGTTCACCTCGCTGCAGGCGATGGCCGGGCACGTGCGATGGCTCGCCGCGCTCGTGCAGGTCGCGGCCGCCGCGCGTCCGCGCTGA
- a CDS encoding ABC transporter ATP-binding protein, which produces MPQAWSTRGRPASGASTLPGKRFDAQRAGITTTACGIRCLPSARRAFVSADAPVPRADRRRAAHGGQPGARRRRAALSLGAVERASDNGPAVQVVDLHKSFPRRRTVGQVLSAPWKRPERVPALRGIDLVVERGELLGLLGPNGAGKTTLLKILSGLVLPDRGRAVVYGVPAESGDLTGVLGLVHGDERSFYWRLTARENLDFFARLHGLRAAERRRRVASLLERVELSGEAERRFGDFSSGMRQRLAIARALLADPPVLLMDEPTRSLDPVSAARLRRWIREELHARDGKTILLATHNLAEAEQLCDRVAVVARGRIRAAETPAALRRRGLTGRQYRARIAGAPPPGVGRLVRRSRAGDEEEVVVQLAEEADLDRWLAELHRGGGRVLEISPVEPDLEEVFERLVTDDAASAEVSP; this is translated from the coding sequence ATGCCGCAGGCGTGGAGCACGAGGGGACGGCCTGCGAGCGGGGCGAGCACCTTGCCGGGGAAGCGCTTCGATGCCCAGCGGGCCGGTATCACCACGACCGCCTGCGGCATCCGCTGCCTCCCGTCGGCACGGCGTGCGTTCGTTTCGGCGGACGCTCCTGTACCCCGCGCGGATCGTAGACGAGCGGCCCACGGCGGTCAACCCGGGGCGCGGCGTCGGCGCGCCGCGCTATCCTTGGGCGCCGTGGAGCGCGCGTCCGACAACGGTCCGGCCGTCCAGGTGGTGGACCTTCACAAGTCGTTTCCGCGGCGCCGAACCGTGGGGCAAGTGCTCTCGGCCCCCTGGAAGCGTCCCGAGCGCGTTCCGGCGCTGCGCGGCATCGACCTGGTGGTGGAGCGGGGCGAACTCCTCGGCCTTCTCGGCCCGAACGGCGCAGGCAAGACGACGCTGCTCAAGATTCTCAGCGGACTGGTTCTTCCCGACCGCGGGCGTGCCGTGGTCTACGGCGTGCCGGCCGAAAGCGGAGACCTCACCGGTGTGCTCGGCCTCGTTCACGGCGACGAGCGGTCTTTCTACTGGCGGCTAACCGCTCGCGAGAACCTCGACTTTTTCGCCCGGTTGCACGGCCTGCGCGCCGCGGAGCGGCGGCGCCGCGTGGCGTCCCTGCTCGAGCGTGTCGAGCTGAGCGGGGAGGCGGAACGCCGGTTCGGCGACTTCTCGTCGGGGATGCGCCAGCGCCTGGCGATCGCCCGCGCGCTGCTCGCCGACCCTCCCGTGCTGCTGATGGACGAGCCGACGCGGAGCCTGGACCCGGTCAGCGCGGCGCGCCTGCGGCGCTGGATCCGGGAAGAGCTTCACGCCCGGGACGGCAAGACCATTCTCCTGGCGACGCACAACCTCGCGGAGGCCGAGCAGCTCTGCGACCGGGTCGCCGTGGTGGCGCGCGGACGCATCCGCGCGGCGGAGACCCCGGCGGCCCTGCGGCGGAGAGGCTTGACGGGGCGGCAGTACCGGGCGCGGATCGCCGGAGCCCCGCCCCCCGGTGTCGGGCGCCTCGTCCGGAGGTCGCGGGCGGGCGACGAGGAGGAGGTGGTGGTTCAGCTCGCCGAGGAAGCCGATCTCGACCGTTGGCTCGCCGAGCTGCACCGCGGAGGCGGGCGGGTCCTCGAGATCTCCCCGGTGGAGCCGGACCTGGAAGAGGTGTTCGAGCGGCTGGTGACGGACGACGCGGCGTCCGCGGAGGTGTCGCCGTGA
- the kdsB gene encoding 3-deoxy-manno-octulosonate cytidylyltransferase — protein MPQAVVVIPARWASKRFPGKVLAPLAGRPLVLHACGIASRARTVRRVIVATDDDRVRHAVEEAGFEAAMTAPDHPSGTDRVAEVARGLEEAIVIGLQADEPFLEPGDLDALASAVAAPGGPRLATLAAPLRGREAWLDPNAVKVAAAADGRALYFSRAPIPYVRRGGLLEQPPAGGPPACARLHVGVYAWRREALLEFAGLPPSPLEKAEGLEQLRALEAGWRVLVLPASGRPMGVDTPEDLERAEREFGRTTGTGPR, from the coding sequence ATGCCGCAGGCGGTCGTGGTGATACCGGCCCGCTGGGCATCGAAGCGCTTCCCCGGCAAGGTGCTCGCCCCGCTCGCAGGCCGTCCCCTCGTGCTCCACGCCTGCGGCATCGCGAGCCGCGCCCGAACGGTCCGGCGCGTGATCGTGGCGACGGACGACGACCGGGTCCGCCACGCGGTCGAGGAGGCGGGCTTCGAGGCCGCGATGACGGCGCCGGATCACCCCAGCGGCACCGACCGCGTGGCCGAGGTCGCGCGGGGGCTGGAGGAGGCGATCGTCATCGGGCTGCAGGCCGACGAGCCGTTCCTGGAGCCGGGGGACCTCGACGCGCTCGCGAGCGCCGTCGCCGCCCCCGGCGGTCCCCGCCTCGCCACCCTCGCCGCCCCGCTCCGCGGGCGGGAGGCGTGGCTCGACCCGAACGCGGTGAAGGTGGCGGCGGCCGCCGACGGGCGGGCGCTCTACTTCTCGCGCGCGCCGATACCGTACGTCCGCCGCGGCGGCCTCCTCGAGCAGCCTCCCGCGGGCGGGCCGCCCGCGTGCGCCCGGCTGCACGTGGGGGTCTACGCCTGGCGGCGCGAGGCGCTGCTGGAGTTCGCCGGCCTGCCGCCGTCGCCGCTCGAGAAGGCCGAGGGGCTCGAACAGCTGCGGGCGCTCGAGGCGGGCTGGCGGGTGCTGGTCCTGCCCGCGAGCGGCCGGCCGATGGGCGTGGACACGCCGGAGGATCTGGAACGGGCCGAGCGGGAGTTCGGCCGCACCACCGGGACGGGGCCTCGATGA